AATTTGTTGGATAACGTGTTTACATTTACTTTGATCTTCTAGTAGACCCCACTAAGATTCTAAATTTCTGCTTATAAACGTCAACACATTCCTGTACATTCTCTTCGTCCTGACCCATCTTTCAAGCCAGTAAGAACTGATCAGTGGCAAATGGATACGTGTAAGTCACATGTTTAATTCCTTTCTGATCCAATCGTTAATTATCAATAAAACTAAACATGTATTTATGCCCTATGGACACTCAAATTACGCCATCTGACGGTCTGTGAAACGTTACTCGTGTTGTCTCTCAACTAGGAGTCATAACACGCCGTAGCTTGATAAACATGACTCATTACTACAAGTTTTATATCAGTATGGATGTCGAGGAAATCCTCTGGATTCCTTACAGTGAACAACTGGGAACGCTAAATGTCTTCATATTTATATACCGTTGGTGAAGAGGTGGCTTATTTGCAATGTTTTGGACAGTGACATGTCACTGTGGATCATAGTTTATTCTTCCGACCGTGTTGGAATAACTGAAATCACAAATTAAGTGGGTTGTAAAGCCAAGAATGACCCGAGTCCCCTTGAAGTGCAACTTTTCTAAGTGATTAGTCAATTCCTAAATTCCTGATACCTAAAGGGTATCTACATCTCACCTTGATCCTTCCAAGAGACGACTAGACTGCTATAGGTTACTAAAGATAGAATAATACAGACATCTAGCCTTCTGTTCTATACAACGATTCATCCTCAACTCGCAGTTGATTGACTGTGTGTCCAGTCATCTTATAAACACCATTTGAGTGTTGTTGTCCAGCTTTCACTTCAATCATTTTGTGTTCAGGTTAATATCATTCACGCGATATACTGCAAATCAAGGGTTACACTTAAATTACCAGTGATCACCAACATTGTAATGGACGAGAATGTTTTCAAATGTGGTGACTTTCATAACTACTCCATCTTGGTTATTTTGTCTAAACATTATTTATCAGTAAAACTGGTGAAATTGTCCCACTTAAAGTCCGAAGTTACTCATTGTACCTCCATGAATTAACATTATTGGTAGTATCGAAACGCTTCACTGTGTCTGTTGCGTAACAATCTTAgcattaaataatatttgtgtAAGGTATGACTTTACTTATTGCATTATGCAACGTAGTTTAATTATTCCACTCTCAGCCAGTAGACcataaatttaaatttagtACCATTGACTTGGTATGTCATTCTGGTTAGTTACCAGGTGACGTTCATGCCATCTTGATGGCTCATACTATTCCCTGTGCTCTTTATATAAATTGTTACTGCATGCACCACTTGGTAACTTTTTTGAAATTTTCTTTTAATGTAGTTAGAGATATTATTTATTGGAGTGAACCAATCAAGTCGGGTATTGTTTCAGCTGTTGGGTTGACATTTTTGTTAAGTTTATCCTGCATGTCATTCATTTCCGTCGTTGCTTACGCTGGACTTGCCTTATTTTGCTGCACAGCAGCTTGCAAACTGTATAATGTCGTTATTGGTTCAAGTAAACGGGAAACGCCAAAcaattcaaataattcatttcagtATGTTCACAATCCTTTTAGCCATAGACTGTCTAATATTTCAGTgcatttttattgatatatatattacatccACCTGGTTACACTGAAAACTTTCGTAAAAGGGGAAATGTAGATAAAGCTCCGTGATGTTGTTCTATTATTTGTGTACAATTTTACTGTTGGAGTCCCAAAAATTCTTCCATAAAGTACGcgaaatacaaaagaaaatatccCCGTCGACCAGCACTCAGTAGCAACTATCtaaaaatatgtaaaaaaaatacCAAGGATTATTTGTCACAACTTGGTTATATGGTCACATATTATGTTAATAAACAATATACATCCACAAATctctttttctttattatttagaGCTCGAGTCTAGAGGTATTTTGAAAATCTAGGGATCTAGTGTCAAACTCTCAAGTGTTAGACATTTCGCTAGTCGCTGTTAGAAACCTGAGTTGTTCTTAAATGTCTAGGATTCCAAGTTGGTCAACAAGAAACAGGGTAAACGATGGCTGATTAATACAACCATAGAAACTTTCATTAAATTTGCCAAGGAAATTTCTATTTCTCGAACCGAAACCTATGTTAAGTGCTCTAATTATATAGATTCATGATTATACAACAATCACATGTTTTTGAGGATTTATCTGGGGCGCTTTATTCCCCAAGCTCCCATTATACCCGTTAAAATATGAACATAGTTCTGTTTCGACCATTCGTGGTTTATGTTTACTTGAACTTTCATCCATTATTTGCAACTTTTATACACAACACAACCCTACTCTAACAATTCCCTTTTTTGACATATCTACTTTCAGTTCATGGCTTGAATATGATATTCTATTATCTGAAGATAAAATTGCCCAGCGTGTTGGAGCTGCATCTGAACAGTTATCTGATAAGTTGAATCAATTACGTCGTATGTTATTGATGCAAGATTATTTTGAAACTGCCAAGGTAAATTTGTTTTACTGTTTATCTTCATAATGCCACCGCAACATAAAGGTTAACCTTTTTTCCAATGGTCCGAACTGTTATATCCTCAAATTTTTTCCATCATTactattcttatttatttgaacacataaatattggtacaaaggggtaccagatatatatgcgtaacacaataacaatgagaatgtgaagagatagagaatgcAAAGTGCGTATAAGGAAAGGGAGAACAATAACggacagaaattagtgtatgatagtgaaataataataatgggagaagcAGTTCAATTGGCAGAGGTACAATcagaaagaattcttccagttaaagaagaattctaccaaattctaatcttctgaattcttttttctctttccaaatttatttcactgtattatactccttcaataacatcttcaaaccttaatctttcacataatgcttatactcttactacttctaccactatgggatttgaatcgacaactgcatctctgtgctaatgtggtatggcaactcgaactgatgtacgtacgtacgaagttctacgttgtaactgactgactgactgacttccaGTTAAAGAAGATACGTCCATTTTTTATGAAGAAGGTAAAATATAGTTACAACAGGATCAccactggtttctattctgaaccatatctgataacgtctctagccactgtgttgcactatcTCTAGGACCACAACCACTGAGTcgggaaggaccaacagaacCCAGTCCTGTACAGTTTTCTTCCATACcacaacaccatgtcatacactgaccacctctctgcTTTTTCCGACCAGTCCCAGCgttggcaaataatgcacgacgtgggattctctgggacgacattcgtagaacatatccaagccaccccgctcgatgtttcaagataatgaaaccaattgaattatcgtcccTGCGCCCGAACTCAcaatgccgaacctctgcattactaacacgGTGTTGCCGCTGGATGTCAGCAAtacttcggagacaacgatgatcaaacatagagagtcgtctaacattcTCAACTCAGAGAgcccaggtttcacaagcatagagcaaagaTGCTCTTACCGACGCGTtatagatccgaccttttacagccagactaacatcacgaaggcgccaaaaatggcccagattggcattaGCTGCTCTGtctttcattatacgtgaatTGATGTCATCACCCACGCCACCACCAgaacttatgcagctacctagatacacgaactcctcgactattattattataatcactaTTACTCACTTTCATATTATGACTTGTGGTTTTATTCGTACTGTTCTTGTTAATTTTCTAAGCAACATTCATTGCTTGGGCATAGACTGGGAGCATAGCTAGTCATACTGTCTTATTAGTGATATTTCGAAACCTACATATTTTaactgttttattattttatcgATAGGACTTTTTGTAACTGTACAAAGTAGTTTATAAAGACACGTTTTACCCGTCTTTCACTGTATACAGTTTGGTTCGTTTGTATTGAAGGAAGACCAAAAGTTAACAGCTGAAGGTCATCAAACCCATGTGAAATACATGAATATATATCAACTTATCAAACACTACGTCAATTCAACCCTAGATAGGCTTATTTACTAGACTGCGAACTATACTTATTTCACGGGTAGGTTAATAGACCTGTTTCAACAGCCCTCGCTATATGGAACAGGTTTCTGAAATGTAACTAACTTTATCTATTCCCTAAACCACGAAACAACAGTTCGATTTGTTTCTGCTACCGTTATTGGAGTGACTAGTGTATTTTTTACGATGGATTTTATTCGAATACCATCATTTATAAATGTGACCTGCATAACGCTCAGCACTTTGATAATTTAAGTATCAAAATAACACTTCTTAGGTGTGATCATCAAATAACACTTCACGCTTAAGAGGAGTTTTATATCTGAGTCTTTATTGCCGCGTGACTTCCCAAGTTTTTAGTTGAGTAGAGAAAGTGGATATTCTACGGGAAGCCCGTCTTTAAACAATAGGATTGTTATTGAACCGGAATTCGTATATTCTGTTTTAGTGATAAGAAGTAGTAATAAGCTCTAAAGTGtgtaaaataatcattataagtGCTGAAAGGTCTTGATGGCAATTTCTTCTCAATATTTTCGTTCGAGTAATTTATACCAGATTTCTACCATACTAGTATAATTTGTTCAATTCCAACAGCTATTATATCACTTTTATATATATTTGCTATTTTCTAGCTTGCAATCGGCTTGTACATACTATCAATTGTAGGTGGATGGTTTAATTTACTTACATTGATAATTATACGTGAGTTTTATGTTATAATCGCAAAtgattttcatataaattaatCTTTTTGATGATTATAGTTACTCAGCGAAAACATGGAACTTATAGAATTAAATAATTGTAAGGCGGTTGCATATGGGGCTTTTATTGCATCATGACCTAGCGGACTACTCTCTTTTCATGGCAGACAACTAACGTTTCGGGATAATTCTGTCATAACGTCATATCACGTGAATCGTGAAAGTTTCATTGATCTTTATGGAGTACATTAGAAACCAAAAGCGTTTACGACATAGGATTGTGACATATGCTCTAGGAAAAAGTTAACATTTTAAATCTTGAAAGGCATGGTGAATATAGTGCCTCTTAGTGTTTAGAACTTggttatttttacttcataatGGATCGAAACCTGACCCACATCCGAAGTTTTAAATTTATTGGATATTTAATAAACGTCGGACATTGTTTCATCGCAtcggatttatttttattttgcttTGTGAGTAGTGGCGGTTTGGTGGTTAACGCATGACTTTCAATTGTGAAGTTTCACGTTTTAGACCCTTTTTTCTTACCAATTTTGGTTTCGATAGCTGAATAGTATCATTGGCCCTCACACTAGCAGTGTCTCTCGAAATCAAGTATTAAAACTTGTATTAAGTAAATGAGCAACGTTAATTTTCTATTCTGTAATATACTGTTGTATACAGCATAGTGTTTTGTCCTGTTTAATCAACGGATAAAACGTCCAAGTATATATAACCAATCTTCCTTTTACTGGTTATATTTTAATCGAAGACCAACCTTTAGTTAAATAAGTTAGCAGATCTAGCCTTATAAGTAGTTATTGACTATTCATACTGTATCATTCCTCACTATCAACAAAACAGGGTTGTTTCGTGTTATATCTTGTAGTCGAGTGGATTTccctgttaatgtatgacgtgataagaccaccAATTAGAaaacagcgaattatcgatcggaccactGATAcacaaaacccgtacgagcagtctagagtacttatcggtcctgcgtCTGCCTAGCACAGCCAGTCAAATCAAAAACACCAATCCCAGCCTCTTCGGTATAAATCGTTTgtttcaagcatactgggtttttatacaaaataaacagaccacatcgtactataaaatagaaaataacatttgtacaagattcagccaaatatgattgtgaataagggagatattaaatgatagacagggcacaattcaagaacggtaaatcgtataacaataattcataggtcaaaataaaactcataataaggggtatatgaatatgaatagcttagttacttagcaattatacgataaaaatatatgcacgGTATTGGTCATAAATGGAtaccaaagttaccattcattatccttatcgggaCACAACATTTCCGTTACTCCAATCATCGAGTCGTATTCTTGACCATCAAAAGTTCGGTCACACTATTGTGAATCTCATTGAAAAATGAGCTAAATTTTTGGAATTAAAAGGTGTATTCTACTTTTCTGAACTTGCTATAATGTATCAAGTTTTCAATTCCCGAGGTATAAATAACCAGAATGAAAGACTTTATTTTTAATACTTTAGATTTTTGACATTTCGCGTACCTAAAGCATAATTCCACTTTCATGATAGACGTAAACAACATAGGATCAGCGCGGACTATTTGTTAATTACTGTACAGCAACaagaaattaatgaaataaaagcaAAGTATGAAGACTAATATTACTGTCAGTAATAGAAGACATTAAAGTGAGGAAAAACTGATAAGATTGACTAGTTCTATGTATACTATTTCTATTAAAAAGAGAACCAACTATATCTATGTCACCAATCCAAGCACTTCGTTGTGCGGTTCATAACCCTCCACGATGATATAGATTCCTATTTTTCTTTGAAACGTGAATATTCCTTAACCCATATAAAAATTCGATGTCTGATAATTTACTGTCTGTTGTCACGTACGTTAAGCAGTGATTTTTCTTACACTTTTTAGTATTTGTTTTGGGATTGACGTGTCCCAGACTTTATTTATTATACCAGGTTAGTGATATTTGTTTTTCCACCTAAAGTgtgataatgaaaatattatttgtaatattagtttttatttttatttggttCCTTCTTACTGGGGTTCATAGTCTTCAATCAATATCAGAAGTTTCTATAGTACTGTCTTCAAAGCAAATGATGTGTGTAAAAAAACTTACACAAGTATCACAAATTTTACGTTACAATTTTCACACTTTAAATTAAAACGTAGAGATTCAGAATTCTTTTCTTTTCATAACGAAATCACTAAATCAGCagtcaataaactgattacGACTGTGACTTTCATCTTGAAGCCTGTTTTGCTTTCTGAAAGGATTCTCGAAGTTGTAATTATTCCTATGTTCGAGTAACTACGAGTTATACTTACTGACATCCAATAAGCAAGTGTATTTTCTTTACTATAACTTACCAAACTGTAATTCTTTTTCTATTTCCTCACTTTTGTATTCTTGCACATGtaaaaataatcatattcataaCCCGTGCTCAGCCATCTATTTGTGTAGGTAGGTGTTCATCAACCCTCCCGCTCACTAGGCATGTTTTACTATAGTGAATAAAATTTTACTTGGTTAGTGAGTTGCAGCTAATATTATACCATTGCCATACTTTACTACCTAGGAACAAAAACCTCAAACATATTTTATCAAAACTAATTGGTAATCTGTACCATTCCAGTGTAAACTGTCTTTTTTGTTGCTTTGCTGTATGCGATCCGATTGAGCAATGATGTTCAGCACCTATCTTGCTCCgattgttttgaaaattaaattACTATCAGCAACATATCAGCTTTGTTTGACCAACTCTTAAGTCCAGACGTCTTTATTGAAATTAGTATATAATTTGAAGTTTAGTCTGTTCTGGGTGATACTACATCTGTGTAATTATTTACTGACTATAGTTTTGAAACTTGAAGCTTTTCTTTTACTGTGTTTTTCCAGCTTATTTAATGAATTACTAATAAAGTTGATAGCTTTTTGTGAATTGATTGCTTTACATCTACCACTAATTTGCTTCTTATATTCGTCTAAATCTTGATTCTCAGTATTCCCTCATACATATCTTTTCAACTCCGTATTCTCAATGTTTATTCCGTCTTACTATCATTGCTATCCCAGTTATTCTGACTAGTTCAATATTTATTATGTTGAATTCATCATATCGTGCTGGTGTGGTTGGCAAACTGGGTTAACGTATATTTGTATCGGGCTATACGTGGTTTATGACTGAATGATTACTAACTAATTCTCAACATTTGAAGAATTCGTAAATTTCTACTAGTGCATTTTGGCTTGTGTTATGAACCAGAGTGGAAATAAGGACAGCTACTTCTCAATAGGAGCAGAGCATTTTAACTAGGTATCACgatttgtttaaattcaataaccacataaatatgtatataagtGAGATTATAGTAGGTCCAACCGATTATTATAGGCTAACGAAATAATATTTCATCACATAACTATCGTCCTATCAGataaatacttatttattaattatagaaaataactgatcttgttaattataaCAGAAATCTGTGCCAAATAAATGAACACATTCTGTTCTTGTTTAGCTAATCTATTAGGTCTAGTTTGTAATTGCGCAAATCCATCGAATTACGACAATAAACTTAAGggtttttattgattatatatatatatatatatatatatatatatatatatatatatatatatatagtgcattTATCTAGGATGCACTTTTCTTAAACAGTCCTTTTATTTTGTACGTCAATTTCTTTTTAAGTATGACCATTGGGCTAATTATTAACGAGTTATAAATGGATCTGACTATTccttatattttaaatatatcttCCATTTTTCGAACGAAATATAAAATACttcaaagtatttataaactctTGACTCATTTAATACCTTCATTGTTAGCTTCAGTTTTGCACTTTTCATCTATGAGTACGTTAAAATGTTTAGGAATATAATCATGTTATCTATATTTTCAAACCTTTTCGAATGCGTTTGTTGTGCTTCAACGACAACAGATGTATAAATGAATTCCTGGTTCTATAGGGACTATAAGCCACGTCTTACGTAGAGGGACAAACTGGTAACCATGTACAGAATTTTTTGCATAAACCAGTGAATTTATCAAAATGTAATAAGGTTTTCATTTGTAATCGACTGATTGAGGATCAAATACACTGTGCTTTTGCCAATCACAATCAGTCAAAACT
This genomic interval from Schistosoma mansoni strain Puerto Rico chromosome W, complete genome contains the following:
- a CDS encoding putative reticulon/nogo — encoded protein: MDTFRDIIYWSEPIKSGIVSAVGLTFLLSLSCMSFISVVAYAGLALFCCTAACKLYNVVIGSSKRETPNNSNNSFHSWLEYDILLSEDKIAQRVGAASEQLSDKLNQLRRMLLMQDYFETAKLAIGLYILSIVGGWFNLLTLIIILFVLGLTCPRLYLLYQPQCDEAFKMVRTKVTDILKIVETKIEKLRGSPKK